A part of Planctomycetia bacterium genomic DNA contains:
- a CDS encoding DJ-1/PfpI family protein — MRLQGKKIGVLIESDFFENEIFYYQFRFPEEGAELVFLSRLWGNPGITFLGHEFRAPYYCNRTFENMTEEELNSFDCIIVPSGMVSDRLRYTESVDEIPPAVEFLKRAFANPGILKGIICHGLWLVAPATELVEGRRLVCHNNLHGDAIAYGAQFVDQDVVVDGDLVTGRTGHHCHLFAQKIIELLTNGNEAERLEGLLASAM, encoded by the coding sequence ATGCGACTCCAAGGCAAAAAGATCGGCGTGCTCATTGAGAGCGATTTCTTCGAGAACGAAATCTTTTACTACCAATTCCGCTTTCCCGAAGAGGGCGCCGAGTTGGTCTTCCTGAGCCGCCTCTGGGGAAACCCGGGCATCACGTTCCTGGGGCATGAATTCCGCGCCCCGTATTACTGCAATCGCACGTTCGAAAACATGACCGAGGAGGAACTGAACTCCTTCGATTGCATCATCGTTCCCTCGGGCATGGTCTCCGACCGACTGCGCTACACCGAGAGCGTCGACGAAATCCCGCCGGCCGTGGAATTCCTCAAGCGTGCCTTCGCCAATCCTGGCATTTTGAAGGGCATCATCTGCCACGGGCTCTGGCTCGTCGCGCCGGCGACGGAACTGGTCGAAGGGCGCCGCCTTGTCTGCCACAACAACTTGCACGGCGACGCCATCGCCTATGGCGCCCAGTTCGTCGATCAAGACGTCGTCGTCGACGGCGACCTGGTCACCGGCCGCACAGGGCATCACTGCCACCTGTTCGCCCAGAAGATCATCGAGTTGCTCACGAACGGCAACGAAGCCGAACGGCTGGAAGGGTTGCTCGCTTCGGCGATGTAG